One Malus domestica chromosome 11, GDT2T_hap1 genomic region harbors:
- the LOC103422885 gene encoding DNA polymerase epsilon catalytic subunit A-like isoform X2, which produces MSGYQSRKRDRSDSWVPRKQKVMRTAEEELESKLGFDLFSEGDTRLGWLLNFATSSWEDQETRKVYSCVDLYFVSQDGSTFKSKYKFRPYFYAATKEKMEMDVEAYLRRRYQNQIADVQIVQKEDLDLKNHLSGLRKSYLKLSFDNVQQLMNVKSDLLHVVERNCAKFDAAEAYESILIGKREQRTQDFLDCIVDLREYDVPYHVRFAIDNDVRCGQWYDISVSSTGAVLKMRTDLLQRAEVHVCAFDIETTKLPLKFPDAEYDLIMMISYMVDGQGYLIINRECVGDDIEDLEYTPKPEFEGFFKVTNVKNEVELLRKWFSHMREVKPGIYVTYNGDFFDWPFLETRAAYHGFKLNDEVGFQCDKNQGECRAKFACHLDCFAWVKRDSYLPQGSQGLKAVTKAKLGYHPLEVNPEDMVRFAKEKPQMMASYSVSDAVATYYLYMTYVHPFIFSLATIIPMSPDEVLRKGSGTLCEMLLMVQAYKANVICPNKHQSDPEKFYKNHLLESETYIGGHVECLESGVFRSDIPTSFKLDASAYEQLINNLDRDLQYAIRVEGKMGLESVSNYEDVKSSILEKLMGLRDEPIREECPLIYHLDVAAMYPNIILTNRLQPSSIVTDEICTACDFNRPGKTCLRKLEWVWRGEIFMARKSDYYHLKKQIESEFVDGGNSKLSKSFLELPKMEQQSRLKERLKKYCQKAYRRVVDKPVTEVREAGICMRENSFYVDTVRSFRDRRYEYKGLNKVWKGKLSEAKASGNSIKIQEAQDMVVLYDSLQLAHKCILNSFYGYVMRKGARWYSMEMAGVVTYTGAKIIQNARLLVEKIGKPLELDTDGIWCALPGSFPENFTFKTKDMKKLTISYPCVMLNVDVARNNTNDQYQTLTDPVKNTYTTHSECSIEFEVDGPYKAMILPASKEEGILIKKRYAVFNDDGTLAELKGFEIKRRGELKLIKVFQAELFEKFLHGSTLEECYFAVASVANRWLDLLDNQGKDIADSELLDYISESSTMSKSLVDYGEQKSCAVTTARRLADFLGDTMVKEKGLRCQYIVACEPKGTPVSERAVPVAIFETDAEIMKFYVRKWCKVSSDVGIRSIIDWSYYKQRLGSAIQKIVTIPAAMQKVANPVPRVAHPDWLHKKVREKDDKFRQRKLVDIFKSLNRDHLLEKSSDAIDSNHVIDQEIVDDLEDFNKTSSSISGPRPIVRCYEVNSKKYSVETTCQINSQQQQTNNKENECQEQNGVPLECIDRNVDYNGWLEMKKRKWKDTLDRRKKQRSNNARSAHHANNELHGGGRKQKGTQGKIGVNSYFRRHEDALTRCHWQILQLVPSSQGDQFYAWVVTEGIMIKIPVTVPRVFYINSKAPIEKIFEKICEEIPPGKDVKKALPHGRQIYHLYEAAIDEGRFRTISKKLAALLGDPEVEGIYETKVPLEFNAIVQIGCVCKVDKTAKKRNVQDGWTVSELHMKTTTECSYLDQSISFFYLYQSTSEGRAIYIAYFPASATITVVVVNPYQNKDLSPSFLEKLFRDACQALSIQPPPRNGIVIKVDYVGFVKDAETILHRAINEYRHEHSGPTIAVIECPNFQLMKSGIGALDDFPCVSIPSNARDSLYQVLGWQQVAAKIGMQRCAASPQWLNERISLSRYAHVPLGNFELDWLIHTADIFFSRALRDQQQVLWISDDGIPDLGGINEEDSCFADEVCELNFSYPGAYRKVTVELKIHHLAVNALLKSNQVNEIEGGALLGFESDVNLGVHTFDAHVGFDEAKSCAPTFRVLKQLIQRCLSNAVTSGNVYADALLQHLYRWLCSPQSKLHDPALHRILHKVMKKVLAILMTEFRKLGAKIIFVNFYKVIIDTGKFDLSAAKAYCDSLLKTLQTRELFEWIELEPLHFWHSFLFMDQYNYGGIPVRDEGSMDGEAQMDIVSSWNIAECLPKKIQDHFVYIVSQFLYIPWDYAQKQAAVRTSLQNDSICTPSITVADAETFESHMIDFLKGQISSYFTDKLLGIVHDTILHVKELKKSENDHDTSLGLPQIAGNIHQGDAALEFIKHVCGVFSIDQNVIHDVLVMRKNLLKIVRVREFAPEAEFRDPGATFTLPNVICSYCNDCRDLDLCRDSALLAREWRCCVPQCGQLYDKEVMENALLQIVRQRERLYQLQDLQCLRCHQVKAARLAEQCVCAGSYKCRQNATEFRTQMELIWKIAIHQKFQLLQECIEWILETNNS; this is translated from the exons ATGAGCGGCTACCAGAGCCGAAAGCGGGACCGCAGCGACTCATGGGTCCCCAGGAAGCAGAAGGTCATGCGCACCGCCGAGGAGGAGCTGGAGTCCAAGCTAGGGTTCGACCTGTTCTCCGAAGGCGATACCAGGCTTGGCTGGTTGCTCAATTTCGCCACC TCATCTTGGGAGGATCAAGAGACCCGTAAAGTATATAGTTGTGTCGATTTGTATTTCGTTTCACAG GATGGTTCTACTTTTAAGTCAAAATACAAGTTTCGCCCTTATTTCTATGCAGCAACTAAG GAGAAAATGGAAATGGACGTTGAAGCATATTTGAGACGGCGTTATCAAAATCAAATTGCTGATGTTCAAATAGTGCAGAAAGAAGATCTTGATCTC AAAAATCATTTGTCTGGCCTTCGCAAGTCCTACCTAAAGCTATCATTTGATAACGTTCAACAACTAATGAATGTCAAGAGTGACCTACTGCATGTCGTCGAAAGAAATTGCGCCAAATTTGATGCTGCAGAAGCTTATGAGTCAATATTAATTGGGAAACG AGAACAAAGGACTCAAGATTTTCTAGATTGTATTGTTGATCTTCGTGAATATGATGTTCCATACCATGTTCGCTTTGCCATTGACAATG ATGTACGATGCGGGCAGTGGTATGATATTAGTGTATCCAGTACTGGTGCTGTGCTTAAGATGAGGACAGATCTTCTCCAGCGTGCTGAAGTTCATGTCTGTGCATTTGATATTGAGACGACGAAGCTACCTTTGAAATTTCCAGATGCTGAATATGATTTAATAATGATGATTTCATACATGGTTGATGGACAAGGTTACTTGATTATTAACAGAGAG TGTGTTGGGGATGACATAGAGGATTTGGAGTACACTCCAAAACCAGAATTTGAAGGGTTTTTCAAGGTTACAAATGTGAAGAATGAG GTAGAGCTTCTAAGAAAATGGTTTTCCCATATGCGGGAGGTGAAGCCTGGAATTTATGTCACATACAATGGTGATTTTTTCGACTGGCCTTTCCTGGAAACCAGAGCCGCGTATCATGGGTTCAAACTGAATGAT GAGGTTGGATTTCAATGTGACAAGAATCAGGGGGAATGCCGAGCTAAATTTGCATGCCATCTTGACTGCTTTGCATGGGTCAAACGTGATAGTTATCTTCCTCAAGGAAGCCAGGGCCTTAAG GCTGTTACAAAGGCAAAGTTAGGTTATCATCCGCTTGAGGTAAATCCTGAGGATATGGTTCGCTTTGCAAAGGAGAAGCCTCAG ATGATGGCCTCCTATTCTGTTTCTGATGCTGTTGCGACTTATTACTTGTATATGACTTACGTTCATCCATTCATTTTCTCTCTTGCAACTATTATTCCAATGTCTCCGGACGAGGTTTTGCGCAAGGGTAGTGGAACTCTTTGTGAAATGCTTCTCATGGTCCAG GCATACAAGGCAAATGTAATCTGCCCTAACAAACACCAATCTGATCCGGAAAAGTTCTATAAAAATCACCTTTTAGAGAGTGAGACTTATATAGGTGGCCATGTTGAATGCCTTGAAAGTGGTGTTTTTAGATCTGATATTCCAACTAGTTTCAAGCTTGACGCCTCTGCCTATGAG CAATTGATCAACAATCTTGATCGAGATCTTCAATATGCTATAAGAGTAGAGGGTAAGATGGGCTTGGAATCAGTATCCAATTATGAAGATGTGAAGAGTTCTATATTGGAAAAG CTTATGGGGTTGCGAGATGAACCTATACGTGAAGAGTGCCCCCTTATTTATCATCTGGATGTTGCTGCAATGTATCCCAACATTATTTTGACAAACAGACTTCAG CCATCATCAATAGTTACAGACGAGATTTGCACTGCTTGTGATTTCAACCGTCCAGGCAAAACATGTCTTCGCAAGCTTGAATGGGTTTGGCGTGGAGAAATATTCATGGCAAGGAAAAG TGACTATTATCATTTGAAGAAGCAAATTGAGTCTGAGTTTGTTGACGGTGGCAATTCCAAGCTGTCAAAATCTTTTCTTGAGTTGCCTAAAATGGAACAACAGTCAAGGCTCAAAGAGCGTCTTAAAAAATACTGTCAGAAG GCGTATAGACGAGTAGTGGACAAGCCAGTCACTGAAGTTCGAGAAGCAGGGATATGCATGAGGGAAAATTCATTTTATGTTGATACAGTTCGTAG CTTTCGAGATAGAAGGTATGAGTACAAAGGGCTTAATAAGGTTTGGAAGGGGAAGTTGTCTGAAGCCAAGGCTAGTGGAAATTCTATAAAAATCCAGGAAGCACAA GATATGGTAGTGCTTTATGATTCATTACAACTTGCACATAAATGTATACTTAATTCCTTTTATGGATATGTCATGCGCAA GGGTGCAAGATGGTATTCCATGGAAATGGCTGGAGTAGTTACATATACCGGAGCCAAAATTATTCAGAATGCTCGCTTGCTGGTTGAGAAAATTGGAAAACCTCTCGAGTTAGACACAGATGGTATCTGGTGTGCACTCCCTGGATCTTTTCCGGAGAACTTTACATTCAAAACAAA AGACATGAAGAAGCTGACTATCTCATATCCTTGTGTAATGCTTAACGTTGATGTGGCAAGAAACAATacaaatgaccaataccag ACTCTTACAGATCCTGTTAAGAATACTTACACAACTCATAGCGAGTGTTCAATTGAATTTGAAGTGGATGGACCATACAAG GCAATGATTCTTCCTGCTTCTAAAGAAGAAGGCATTCTAATTAAGAAGCGATATGCTGTTTTTAATGATGATGGGACCCTTGCTGAACTTAAAGGTTTCGAGATCAAGCGTAGAGGTGAGCTGAAGCTCATCAAAGTTTTCCAG GCTGAACTTTTTGAGAAGTTCCTTCACGGTTCTACTTTAGAGGAATGCTATTTTGCAGTTGCTTCTGTCGCAAACCGTTGGCTTGATCTCCTTGAT AATCAAGGAAAGGATATTGCAGACAGTGAGTTGCTGGATTATATATCAGAGTCAAGCACCATGAGCAAGTCTTTAGTAGACTATGGAGAGCAAAAGTCATGCGCAGTGACCACTGCAAGACGTCTTGCTGATTTTCTTGGTGATACGATGGTCAAAGAGAAGGGACTGCGTTGCCAATATATAGTTGCATGTGAACCAAAG GGCACACCTGTTAGTGAGCGTGCTGTTCCAGTTGCAATATTTGAAACAGATGCTG AAATTATGAAGTTTTATGTAAGGAAGTGGTGCAAGGTTTCATCAGATGTTGGCATTCGTTCCATTATTGACTGGTCCTATTACAAGCAACGCCTTGGTTCAGCAATTCAGAAAATTGTCACCATTCCGGCTGCAATGCAAAAG GTTGCAAATCCTGTTCCTAGGGTAGCTCATCCTGATTGGCTGCATAAGAAGGTTCGTGAGAAGGACGACAAATTTCGCCAGCGCAAGTTGGTTGATATCTTCAAGTCATTGAACAGGGATCATTTGCTAGAAAAGAGCAGTGATGCTATTGACTCTAATCATGTGATTGACCAAGAGATTGTGGATGATTTGGAAGACTTCAACAAAACAAGCAGTTCCATAAGTGGACCCAGACCAATTGTTCGATGTTATGAAGTCAATAGCAAGAAATATTCAGTCGAGACAACTTGCCAAATAAATTCACAGCAACAACAAactaataataaagaaaatgagTGTCAAGAGCAAAATGGTGTCCCTTTAGAATGCATTGATAGAAATGTTGATTATAATGGTTGGCTTGAAATgaagaagagaaaatggaaAGATACTCTTGACAGGAGGAAGAAGCAAAG ATCAAATAACGCAAGGTCTGCTCACCATGCTAATAATGAGCTGCATGGTGGTGGTAGAAAGCAGAAAGGAACTCAGGGAAAAATAGGTGTGAATTCATATTTTAGGAGGCATGAAGATGCCCTAACACGCTGTCATTGGCAG ATATTACAACTAGTGCCTAGTTCTCAGGGTGACCAATTTTACGCTTGGGTGGTTACTGAAGGAATCATGATTAAGATTCCTGTTACTGTTCCAAGagttttttacattaattctaaAGCACCTATTGAAAAGATATTTGAAAAGATATGTGAAGAAATACCTCCAGGAAAGGATGTCAAAAAGGCTCTTCCTCATGGAAGGCAGATCTACCACCTATACGAG GCTGCAATTGATGAGGGTCGGTTTAGGACAATTAGTAAAAAGCTTGCAGCTCTTCTCGGCGATCCAGAAGTTGAG GGAATATATGAAACAAAGGTACCTTTGGAGTTCAATGCAATCGTTCAGATTGGTTGTGTCTGCAAAGTGGATAAAACTGCTAAGAAGAGAAACGTCCAAGATGGTTGGACTGTGAGTGAACTGCACATGAAGACAACTACAGAGTGCTCATATCTTGACCAGTCCATCTCATTCTTTTACTTGTATCAGAG CACATCTGAAGGGCGAGCTATATATATTGCCTATTTTCCTGCATCGGCAACAATAACGGTTGTGGTGGTAAATCCTTATCAAAATAAAGATTTGTCACCATCTTTTCTGGAAAAACTATTCCGTGATGCATGCCAAGCATTATCAATTCAGCCACCTCCTAGGAATGGTATCGTTATAAAG GTGGACTATGTTGGATTCGTCAAGGATGCTGAAACAATTTTGCACCGTGCAATTAATGAGTACAG ACATGAACATTCTGGACCTACAATTGCTGTTATCGAATGCCCAAATTTTCAATTGATGAAGTCAGGTATAGGAGCTCTTGATGATTTTCCTTGTGTGAGCATTCCCTCTAATGCTCGTGATAGTCTTTACCAG GTTCTTGGGTGGCAGCAAGTGGCTGCAAAAATTGGAATGCAGCGCTGTGCTGCATCACCTCAGTGGTTGAATGAGAGAATTTCACTCTCAAGATATGCTCAT GTTCCATTGGGAAATTTCGAACTGGACTGGCTTATACATACAGCAGATATCTTCTTTTCAAGAGCACTACGTGATCAACAACAG GTGCTTTGGATATCTGATGATGGTATTCCAGATCTAGGAGGCATTAATGAAGAAGATTCATGTTTTGCTGATGAG GTCTGTGAACTTAATTTTTCTTACCCTGGAGCATATAGGAAGGTCACCGTGGAGTTAAAG ATACATCATCTGGCTGTAAATGCTCTCTTAAAAAGCAACCAGGTGAATGAAATTGAAGGAGGTGCTTTGCTAGGATTTGAATCAGACGTGAACTTGGGAGTACATACTTTTGATGCACATGTTGGCTTTGATGAAGCTAAATCATGTGCTCCTACATTCCGAGTCCTGAAACAGTTGATTCAGAGGTGTCTTTCAAATGCAGTTACGTCTGGAAATGTTTACGCCGATGCATTATTGCAACATTTATATCGATGGCTTTGCAG CCCCCAGTCTAAGCTTCATGATCCAGCTCTTCACCGCATACTTCATAAG GTCATGAAAAAGGTGCTTGCAATTTTAATGACTGAGTTCCGCAAATTGGGTGCCAAGATAATATTCGTGAATTTCTACAAGGTCATTATAGACACAGGAAAATTTGATCTGTCAGCTGCCAAAGCTTATTGTGATAGCTTGCTTAAAACTCTGCAAACGAG AGAACTATTTGAGTGGATTGAGCTTGAACCACTACACTTCTggcattcttttcttttcatggaccag TATAACTATGGTGGAATTCCGGTTAGAGATGAAGGAAGCATGGATGGTGAAGCTCAAATGGATATTGTATCAAGCTGGAATATTGCTGAATGCTTACCCAAGAAAATTCAG GACCACTTTGTTTATATTGTATCTCAATTTCTGTATATTCCCTGGGACTATGCACAAAAGCAGGCAGCAGTTAGAACATCTTTACAGAATGACAGCATTTGCACGCCATCAATCACTGTAGCAGATGCTGAAACTTTTGAGTCTCATATGATAGATTTCCTTAAAGGACAG ATCAGCTCATATTTTACTGATAAACTTCTGGGAATTGTTCATGATACGATACTTCATGTGAAGGAACTGAAAAAATCAGAGAATGACCATGATACATCTCTTGGGCTGCCACAAATTGCTGGTAATATCCACCAAGGGGATGCAGCATTGGAGTTCATTAAGCACGTCTGCGGTGTTTTCTCCATTGACCAAAATGTTATCCATGATGTTCTG GTAATGAGAAAGAATCTGTTGAAGATTGTACGTGTGAGGGAGTTTGCCCCTGAAGCAGAGTTTCGTGATCCCGGCGCAACCTTCACTTTACCAAATGTTATTTGCAG CTACTGCAACGACTGTAGAGACCTGGACTTATGCCGCGACTCAGCTCTTCTAGCCAGGGAGTGGCGTTGTTGTGTACCACAATGTGGGCAGCTTTATGACAAAGAGGTGATGGAGAATGCCCTTCTTCAGATTGTGCGGCAGAGAGAGCGTCTCTACCAACTACAGGATCTCCAATGCCTCAGGTGTCACCAAGTGAAAGCTGCACGTTTAGCAGAGCAATGTGTATGCGCTGGCTCATATAAGTGCAGGCAAAACGCAACTGAATTTCGTACCCAAATGGAGTTAATTTGGAAGATTGCCATTCATCAGAAATTTCAACTTCTCCAAGAGTGCATTGAATGGATTTTAGAAACGAACAACTCTTAA